Proteins from a single region of Plasmodium gaboni strain SY75 chromosome 2, whole genome shotgun sequence:
- a CDS encoding acyl carrier protein: MKIIFLCIIFLYYVNAFKNTQKDGVSLQISKKKRSNQVNFLNRKNDYNLIKNKNSHSSLKSTFDDIKKIISKQLSVEEDKIEMTSNFTKDLGADSLDLVELIMALEEKFNVTISDQDALKINTVQDAIDYIEKNNKQ, from the exons ATGAAGATCATATTCCtttgtataatttttctatattatgTGAACG CTTTTAAAAATACACAAAAAGATGGAGTGTCCTTACAAATAtcaaaaaagaaaagaagCAATCAAGtcaattttttaaatagaaaaaatgattacaatttgataaaaaataaaaactCACATAGCTCTTTAAAAAGTACTTTTgatgatattaaaaaaattatatcaaAGCAGTTATCAGTAGAGGAAGACAAAATAGAAATGACGTCAAATTTTACCAAG GATTTAGGGGCTGATAGTTTAGACCTTGTCGAATTAATTATGGCACTTGAAGAAAAGTTTAATGTAACTATTTCTGATCAAGATGCTCTGAAAATTAACACAGTTCAAGATGCTATAgattatatagaaaaaaataataaacaataa
- a CDS encoding ribosome-recycling factor, with amino-acid sequence MIFQHLISLHNEKKISMFFYIFLILYITHVRTFYDCLNLKNEKNYNVFLINGNNNGPSYYFVNSNYRNNNNFLRRKENYQRVLLLYDPPLNEGAKRNNYILYAHGKKNKNKNKMNHYNNVTTKRETINRRDQDDEDEEDNYEDDEANYEDDEANYEDDEANYEDDEDNYEDDEDNYEEDENNYEDDEDNYEDDEDNYDDEYDEDDDDYPFNNDDIDIGDKDTPYETQKSKTRSKDENMTHQNKGANTTLSLENYKIKKNVNYDIETDKKNKVKKKDEEDIHETNEKDDNINDNNDDKNNEHIDDIMDEEYEEDYITEEDIKDLHKICSDKMNKVYEFLKKESYRFNLNNVSNDMFENEKVKINERIYTVKHICHIKKKENLFTITPYDPYFLNFLYQHFIKEFDELKFYVKDKSLYAVIPPISENLKNEIKMKIKKKIEDSKVTLRTVRKQMMDKLEKFKNKIGKDIYFKQKNYIQSIHDQTKKNIEKIFADAK; translated from the coding sequence ATGATTTTTCAGCATTTGATAAGTTTACACAATGAAAAAAAGATAAGTATGTTcttttacatatttttaatattgtATATTACTCATGTGAGAACATTTTATGACTGcttaaatttaaaaaacgaaaaaaattacaatgtgtttttaataaatggaaataataatgGTCCCTCctattattttgtaaacAGTAATTAcagaaataataataattttttaagaaGAAAGGAAAATTATCAAAGAGTACTATTATTGTATGATCCTCCACTCAATGAAGGGGCTAAAAggaataattatattttatatgcTCATGGcaaaaaaaacaaaaataaaaataaaatgaatcACTATAATAATGTAACAACGAAAAGAGAAACAATAAATAGAAGGGACCAagatgatgaagatgaagaagataATTATGAAGATGATGAAGCTAATTATGAAGATGATGAAGCTAATTATGAAGATGATGAAGCTAATTATGAAGACGATGAAGATAATTATGAAGACGATGAAGATAATTATGAAgaagatgaaaataattatgaagatgatgaagataattatgaagatgatgaagataatTATGACGATGAATATGATGAGGATGATGATGATTATCCCtttaataatgatgatatagACATAGGTGATAAAGATACTCCTTATGAAACTCAAAAAAGTAAAACAAGATCAAAAGATGAAAACATGACTCATCAAAACAAGGGAGCTAATACTACATTATCATTggaaaattataaaattaaaaaaaatgttaattatgatatagaaacagataaaaaaaataaggtaaaaaaaaaagacgAAGAAGATATACATGaaacaaatgaaaaagatgataacataaatgataataatgatgataaaaataacgAACATATTGATGACATTATGGATGAAGAATATGAAGAAGATTATATAACCGAAGAAGATATCAAGGATTTGCATAAAATATGTTCAGACAAAATGAATAAAGTTtatgaatttttaaaaaaagaatcTTATCgatttaatttaaataatgttTCTAATGATATGtttgaaaatgaaaaagtCAAAATAAATGAACGTATATATACAGTGAAACATATATGTcatattaagaaaaaagaaaatcTATTTACTATAACACCATATGATCCttattttcttaatttCCTTTATcaacattttataaaagaatttGACGAACTCAAATTTTATGTGAAGGATAAATCCCTTTACGCTGTTATACCACCTATATCagaaaatttaaaaaatgaaatcaaaatgaaaataaaaaaaaaaatagaagaTTCTAAAGTTACCCTTAGAACTGTAAGGAAACAAATGATGGATAAGTTagaaaaatttaaaaataaaataggaaaggatatttattttaaacagaaaaattatatacaaagTATACATGATCAAACCaagaaaaatatagaaaaaatatttgcTGATGCAAAGTGA
- a CDS encoding hypothetical protein (conserved Plasmodium protein, unknown function~transcript variant 2; alternatively spliced) gives MAQNPWFVKKSKTLRTSQLEKFINKFNEEYEHLMHMTRFKYIKRTLESIKENSDLIINKKTFSILRISCVAQLQPKYLNKIDDGISVYLSNFMLKANHDVEGFCLCFNKIKLKEKESRVMNNDPSIMFVKISFKLLILVLKENYEIKAKINKIEPLKIHLDIFGIVEAIFMEDMFKDFHYDSRNNRFKREGQFFSLYDIVLFTIKKVTYGDNGANVKVIGYF, from the exons atgGCTCAGAATCCATGGTTCGTAAAAAAATCCAAAACTTTACGAACAAGTCAATTagaaaaatttataaataaatttaatgaag aatatGAACACTTGATGCATATGACAAGATTTAAATACATAAAGAGAACACTCGAGTcaattaaagaaaattcagatttaattattaataaaaaaacattcAGCATATTAAGAATAAg TTGTGTGGCACAATTACAGCCAAAATATTTGAACAAAATTGATGATGGAATAAGTGTGTATTTATCAAATTTTATGTTAAA AGCCAATCATGATGTCGAAGGATTTTGTTTGTGCTTCaacaaaattaaattaaaagaaaaagaatcTAGAGTTATGAATAATGATCCATCAATTATGTTTGTAAAAATAAGTTTTAAACTTTTAATCCTTGTTTTAAAGGAAAACTATGAAataa aggcaaaaattaataaaatagaacctttaaaaatacatttaGATATCTTTGGAATAGTTGAAGCAATTTTTATGGAGGACATGTTTAAAGATTTTCACTATGATTCAAgaaat AATCGATTTAAAAGAGAAGGGcaatttttttcattatatgACATCGTCCTGTTTACCATAAAGAA gGTAACGTATGGTGACAACGGAGCAAATGTCAAAGTGATAGgatatttttaa
- a CDS encoding hypothetical protein (conserved Plasmodium protein, unknown function~transcript variant 1; alternatively spliced) → MAQNPWFVKKSKTLRTSQLEKFINKFNEEYEHLMHMTRFKYIKRTLESIKENSDLIINKKTFSILRISCVAQLQPKYLNKIDDGISVYLSNFMLKANHDVEGFCLCFNKIKLKEKESRVMNNDPSIMFVKISFKLLILVLKENYEIKAKINKIEPLKIHLDIFGIVEAIFMEDMFKDFHYDSRNNRFKREGQFFSLYDIVLFTIKK, encoded by the exons atgGCTCAGAATCCATGGTTCGTAAAAAAATCCAAAACTTTACGAACAAGTCAATTagaaaaatttataaataaatttaatgaag aatatGAACACTTGATGCATATGACAAGATTTAAATACATAAAGAGAACACTCGAGTcaattaaagaaaattcagatttaattattaataaaaaaacattcAGCATATTAAGAATAAg TTGTGTGGCACAATTACAGCCAAAATATTTGAACAAAATTGATGATGGAATAAGTGTGTATTTATCAAATTTTATGTTAAA AGCCAATCATGATGTCGAAGGATTTTGTTTGTGCTTCaacaaaattaaattaaaagaaaaagaatcTAGAGTTATGAATAATGATCCATCAATTATGTTTGTAAAAATAAGTTTTAAACTTTTAATCCTTGTTTTAAAGGAAAACTATGAAataa aggcaaaaattaataaaatagaacctttaaaaatacatttaGATATCTTTGGAATAGTTGAAGCAATTTTTATGGAGGACATGTTTAAAGATTTTCACTATGATTCAAgaaat AATCGATTTAAAAGAGAAGGGcaatttttttcattatatgACATCGTCCTGTTTACCATAAAGAAGTAA
- a CDS encoding hypothetical protein (conserved Plasmodium protein, unknown function), translating to MKGKDSNIFCWILLISFLYLKNVILCKQNILKLSYQINSFNCDDKKKEWNNIGSFILNSSEIYDISNSYVEEKRKFLEKMKNVALQFDYVLFQLCYDENKCLETYVNKEKIKNINNFVFLLGLDNNYIPFVLNYKMISNNNYQDEDNQNINKYNNEKIFSNLFIIKFPTVATPININNITTEDIHMKPKTQQNEKINDQNKPKSFLRKYWFVILIFFLSFSFSKHLTENEAQPPANTAR from the coding sequence atgaagGGTAAGGAtagtaatattttttgttggattttattaatttcttttctatatttaaaaaatgtaatattatgtaaacAGAATATTCTTAAGTTGTCATATCAAATAAATTCCTTCAATTGTGatgacaaaaaaaaagagtGGAATAATATAGGATCCTTTATTTTAAACAGCAGCgaaatatatgatatatcCAATTCATATGttgaagaaaaaagaaaatttcttgaaaaaatgaaaaatgtAGCATTACAATTTGattatgttttatttcaattatgttatgatgaaaataaatgttTAGAAACATATGtgaataaagaaaaaataaaaaatataaataattttgtatttttattaggtttagataataattatataccttttgtattaaattataaaatgatatctaataataattatcaaGATGAAGAcaatcaaaatataaataaatataataatgaaaaaatattttcaaatctttttattattaaatttcCAACAGTAGCAACAccaataaatataaataatataacaacAGAAGATATTCATATGAAACCAAAAACAcaacaaaatgaaaaaattaatgatCAGAATAAACCAAAATCATTCTTACGTAAGTATTGGTTTGTtatacttatatttttcttatcCTTCTCATTTTCAAAACACTTGACAGAAAATGAAGCACAGCCACCTGCCAACACAGCAAGATGA